Within Streptomyces roseirectus, the genomic segment ACGGGCCTCCCGGAGATGGGGGTGGTCGCGTCGAGGCTCTGGCGGGACTCGGGCCTCGCGCCCGCCGACATCGACGTAGCTCTCCTGTACGACCACTTCACCCCCTTCGTCCTCATGCAGCTGGAGGAGTTCGGCTTCTGCGGACCCGGAGAGGCGTCAGGGTTCGTCGCGGCGGACCGTGTCCCCCTGAACACGCACGGCGGCCAGCTCGGGGAGGCGTACCTGCACGGCATGAACGGCGTCGCCGAGGCGGTGCGCCAGCTGCGCGGGACGGCCGTCAACCAGGTCCCCGGCGCCGGGACCGCGCTCGTGACAGCCGGTACCGGGGTACCGACCTCAGGGTTGATCCTTACGGCGGACAGATGATCCCCCAGGGGTCATCCCGTAGTACCCGGGCCCCGTCGCTCCACCTTCAGGAGGTGGGGTCTGCCCCACCCCTACAACCTGAGGGGGACTTTTCTTCGGGACCTACGGGCGATCCGGACTACACGGTCTCCCTCCTAGCGTGGAGCCATGACCACACCCGTCTGCACCAGCGCTTCGAACGGGCGGACGCGGACCACCGTCCGCCCGGGATACCCGTCGTTCGCGTCCTACGTCCAGGACCGCCAGCCGGTGCTGCTGCGCACCGCCCGCTCGCTGACCGCGAACCCGTGCGACGCCGAGGACCTGCTCCAGACCGCCCTGACGAAAACGTACGTCGCCTGGGACCGCATCGAGGACCACCGCGCCCTCGACGGCTACGTCCGCCGAGCCCTCCTCAACACACGCACGTCCCAGTGGCGCAAGCGCAAGGTGGACGAGTTCACGTGCGACGAG encodes:
- a CDS encoding SigE family RNA polymerase sigma factor, which encodes MTTPVCTSASNGRTRTTVRPGYPSFASYVQDRQPVLLRTARSLTANPCDAEDLLQTALTKTYVAWDRIEDHRALDGYVRRALLNTRTSQWRKRKVDEFTCDELPEPDPAPGLDDPAEQQALRDAMWRAVLKLPARQRAMVVLRYYEDLSEAQTAEVLGVSIGTVKSAVSRALGKLREDAELVLARD